One Chordicoccus furentiruminis DNA window includes the following coding sequences:
- a CDS encoding zinc dependent phospholipase C family protein: MPAIYAHDRLGCQVRQNLEGRPAAVIDRWPSLYMTGLQGPDILFYYHPLHSNPVSAVGGLVHRESGRLFFEDAFRVITESPDPAPAWSYLYGLLCHFALDATCHAWIDGYAEESGISHAEIEMEFDRRLMLHDGLNPLTHRLTGHIHPSDRAAAVIAPFYPGISARTVSESLCSVVLANELLLARTPLKRAFLDTVFRLADQYGALHGHVISPKGNPACRESSRVLRGLYLKAAARAARFIRDADGYRSGTIPFDPLFDRSFNGI, from the coding sequence ATGCCTGCCATCTACGCACACGACCGTCTGGGCTGCCAGGTACGGCAGAATCTGGAGGGCCGCCCCGCCGCGGTCATCGACCGCTGGCCGTCGCTTTATATGACCGGACTTCAGGGACCGGATATTCTTTTCTATTATCACCCATTGCATTCCAATCCCGTGAGCGCCGTCGGCGGTCTCGTCCACCGCGAGAGCGGACGTCTCTTTTTCGAGGATGCGTTCCGCGTGATCACGGAGAGCCCGGATCCGGCCCCCGCGTGGTCCTATCTGTACGGACTGCTCTGTCACTTCGCCCTCGACGCGACCTGTCACGCGTGGATCGACGGGTACGCAGAGGAAAGCGGGATCTCCCACGCCGAGATCGAGATGGAATTTGACCGGCGTCTGATGCTCCATGACGGGCTGAATCCGCTCACGCACCGGCTCACCGGGCATATTCATCCCTCTGACCGGGCCGCAGCCGTCATCGCCCCCTTTTATCCGGGAATCAGCGCGCGGACGGTCAGCGAGTCGCTGTGCTCGGTCGTCCTCGCGAACGAGCTGCTGCTTGCCCGCACACCGCTGAAGCGCGCTTTTCTGGACACAGTCTTCCGTCTCGCAGACCAGTACGGCGCGCTGCACGGCCATGTGATCAGCCCGAAGGGCAACCCCGCCTGCCGCGAGAGCAGCCGGGTTCTCCGCGGCCTCTACCTGAAGGCAGCCGCCCGCGCCGCGCGGTTCATCCGTGACGCGGACGGATACCGGAGCGGAACGATCCCCTTCGACCCGCTCTTCGACCGGTCCTTCAACGGCATATAA
- a CDS encoding MFS transporter, which produces MNRLLNAIHRSRAFRDLTDQEFAWVLYDVGNSAFTMLACSLIPIWFKSLAIGNGPGQISSDRATAYYSITIAVVTVIVALLGPLMGALADRRGRKKIFFSTVTAIGAAGCLVNGFTASWRIFIAVYLITRIFYNASLTIYDSMLNDVTSGDRMDAVSSYGYAWGYIGSCFPFLVALAAYIAGPDMLGVLPGRLSMAVGFTVTAVWWILVALPLIRGYRQKNDSGDRSHAVREAFGSIFRTVKRIALHDRKVLLFLIAFFLYIDGVGTIIDNCINIGTDLNLNAVGQVIFLLATQVVAFAGSLVFARLTKKHGTVFLISVCIAGYFCVCLYALTLRTLLHFAILAFGVGCFQGSIQSLSRSYYSRIIPPEQSGEYFGLYDIFSKGASFLGSALIAAVKLAGGTINVAVACLAVFFALGFVFLQLADRAPARAE; this is translated from the coding sequence ATGAACCGACTCTTAAACGCGATTCACCGCTCCCGGGCCTTCCGGGATCTCACCGATCAGGAATTTGCATGGGTCCTCTACGATGTCGGCAATTCAGCCTTCACGATGCTGGCCTGCTCGCTGATCCCGATCTGGTTCAAGTCGCTGGCGATCGGAAACGGGCCGGGTCAGATTTCGTCGGACCGGGCCACCGCCTACTACTCGATCACAATTGCGGTCGTCACGGTCATCGTCGCCCTGCTCGGCCCCCTGATGGGCGCGCTGGCCGACCGCCGGGGCCGCAAGAAGATTTTCTTCTCCACCGTCACGGCGATCGGCGCAGCCGGCTGTCTCGTGAACGGCTTCACCGCTTCATGGCGGATCTTCATCGCCGTCTATCTGATCACACGCATTTTCTACAACGCGTCGCTCACCATCTATGACTCGATGCTGAACGATGTGACCTCCGGCGACCGGATGGACGCGGTCTCCTCCTACGGATACGCCTGGGGCTACATCGGCTCCTGCTTCCCGTTCCTCGTCGCGCTGGCCGCGTATATCGCCGGCCCGGATATGCTGGGCGTGCTGCCCGGCCGCCTCTCGATGGCGGTCGGCTTCACCGTCACCGCCGTCTGGTGGATCCTCGTGGCGCTGCCGCTGATCCGAGGCTACCGTCAGAAGAACGACTCCGGCGACCGTTCCCACGCGGTCCGCGAGGCCTTCGGAAGCATTTTCCGGACCGTGAAGAGGATCGCGCTGCATGACCGCAAGGTGCTCCTCTTTCTGATCGCCTTCTTCCTCTATATCGACGGCGTCGGCACCATCATCGACAACTGCATCAACATCGGGACGGATCTGAATCTGAACGCCGTCGGCCAGGTAATCTTTCTACTGGCGACCCAGGTGGTGGCCTTCGCCGGCTCCCTTGTCTTCGCGAGGCTGACGAAGAAGCACGGCACCGTTTTTCTGATCTCGGTCTGCATCGCGGGCTACTTCTGCGTCTGCCTCTACGCGCTGACGCTCCGCACGCTGCTGCATTTCGCCATCCTCGCCTTCGGCGTCGGCTGCTTTCAGGGTTCCATCCAGTCCCTGTCCCGCTCGTACTACTCCCGCATCATTCCGCCGGAGCAGTCGGGCGAATACTTCGGACTCTACGACATTTTCTCAAAGGGCGCGTCCTTCCTCGGCTCCGCGCTGATCGCGGCCGTGAAGCTCGCCGGCGGAACCATCAACGTGGCGGTCGCCTGTCTCGCGGTCTTCTTCGCGCTCGGCTTCGTCTTCCTGCAGCTGGCTGACCGCGCACCCGCACGGGCGGAATAA
- a CDS encoding nitrite/sulfite reductase, which translates to MKSQEEVLSRFRNEFTTFETASHQYEKQEIDDKAYKAVSTGFGDYLQRDRRQMLRIRVPGGRLTMAMTDAILAVCRQYKVSVLKVTAGQALQLHDLGPHAGRRLILRLLDAGIVTRGSGGDNPNNVSATALSGVSRDGCFDVQPYAAAADRYLLQYTGVEPLPRKFKIGFSDSPANETHATFKDLGFAANEDGTFDVYAAGGLGIKPKCGLKVASHINPKNILYYMRTMLDVYMENGNYENRNKARSRFLQDTMGADGFLEAYRKHLAEVLEQGSLTLDVEEKIVTKQGTQPLPRDPRVVPQKQNGLCAVSYHPIGGYLPIDRLESIRKTLLGMEDTEIRLANDGGLFVINLTGDEAERVLAVTAGGAFDDISASVACVGHRRCDIGVADSQQLLRDCIAAVEPEHFPNGTLPVMHISGCISSCGSQQIGAIGWRGVARKTEEGMKDAYFFSYGGCARQGEEKLVTGTRVMLADKIPAFLVELGRMIQPTGLKFDEWLPEHEADLEALADRYAMPKK; encoded by the coding sequence ATGAAGTCACAGGAAGAGGTTCTCTCGAGATTCAGGAATGAATTTACGACGTTTGAGACGGCTTCGCATCAGTATGAGAAGCAGGAAATTGATGACAAGGCCTACAAGGCCGTGTCAACCGGCTTCGGGGACTATCTGCAGAGGGACCGGCGTCAGATGCTGCGCATCCGCGTGCCGGGCGGGCGGCTGACGATGGCGATGACCGACGCGATTCTCGCCGTCTGCCGGCAGTATAAGGTGAGCGTGCTCAAGGTGACAGCCGGCCAGGCCCTGCAGCTTCATGATCTCGGTCCGCACGCGGGGCGGCGGCTGATTCTCCGACTGCTCGACGCCGGCATCGTGACGAGAGGGAGCGGCGGCGACAATCCGAACAACGTTTCCGCGACGGCGCTTTCCGGTGTCAGCCGGGACGGCTGCTTCGACGTGCAGCCCTACGCGGCAGCCGCTGACCGCTATCTGCTCCAGTACACAGGAGTGGAGCCGCTTCCGAGAAAATTCAAGATCGGGTTTTCCGATTCGCCGGCCAACGAGACGCACGCGACGTTCAAGGACCTCGGCTTTGCGGCCAATGAGGACGGCACGTTCGACGTTTACGCGGCCGGGGGACTCGGGATCAAGCCGAAATGCGGACTGAAGGTGGCGTCTCATATCAACCCGAAGAACATCCTGTACTACATGCGGACGATGCTGGATGTCTACATGGAAAACGGAAACTATGAGAACCGGAACAAGGCCCGCAGCCGCTTCCTTCAGGACACGATGGGGGCGGACGGTTTTCTGGAAGCGTACCGGAAGCATCTGGCGGAGGTGCTCGAGCAGGGGTCGCTGACACTTGACGTGGAGGAAAAAATCGTGACGAAGCAGGGGACGCAGCCGCTGCCCCGGGATCCCCGCGTCGTGCCGCAGAAGCAGAACGGTCTCTGCGCCGTTTCCTATCATCCGATCGGAGGCTATCTTCCGATTGACCGGCTTGAGTCGATCCGGAAGACCCTCCTCGGGATGGAAGATACGGAGATCCGGCTCGCCAATGACGGCGGCCTCTTCGTCATTAATCTGACCGGAGACGAGGCCGAGCGTGTCCTCGCGGTGACGGCGGGCGGCGCTTTTGACGACATCTCCGCGTCGGTCGCCTGTGTCGGGCATCGCCGCTGCGATATCGGCGTCGCGGACTCCCAGCAGCTTCTGCGGGACTGCATCGCGGCGGTGGAGCCGGAGCATTTCCCGAACGGAACATTGCCGGTGATGCATATTTCCGGCTGCATTTCCTCCTGCGGCTCACAGCAGATCGGCGCGATCGGCTGGCGGGGCGTCGCCCGGAAGACCGAGGAGGGGATGAAGGATGCCTACTTCTTCTCCTACGGCGGATGCGCACGGCAGGGCGAAGAGAAGCTGGTGACGGGCACTCGCGTGATGCTCGCGGATAAGATACCGGCCTTCCTGGTCGAGCTTGGCCGGATGATTCAGCCGACCGGACTTAAGTTTGATGAGTGGCTGCCGGAGCACGAGGCGGACCTTGAGGCGCTTGCCGACAGGTATGCGATGCCGAAGAAATAA
- a CDS encoding ABC transporter ATP-binding protein yields MEKKNEAVRPEEKVRPDDAESRPGRKKGREALPVKKGTFGRLMKYVFAHYRARLTVVLVCIVIAGIASTVAVSFLQRLIDDCITPGITEGLDTVWPQLIRIVTTMACIYAAGVMASLIYTRLMATVTQGTLDDFRRDMFNRMQSLPIRYFDTHAHGDIMSTYTNDTDAIRQMIGQSIPMVIQSMLAIAAIFIMMLYYSVWLTLAVLVVLFVMSRISKKFAGDSARFMVRQQGSLAKEEGFVEEMMEGTKVIKVFCHEEESEKDFMKINEQLFEDSNRANAAGNVLMPILMNVGNLMYVLLAFTGATMAYLGARNVGLGGLGTMTAGIIISFLSMARQLSQTVGQVSMQVPMITMGLAGAGRVFDLIDQQPEQDEGYVTLVNAERNAAGEIVESDRPTGMWAWKHFHKADLTTTYVELRGDVVLEHVDFGYTPEKQVLHDISLYAKPGQKIAFVGATGAGKTTITNLINRFYDIPDGKIRYDGININKIRKPDLRRSLGVVLQDVNLFTGTVMENIRYGRLDATDEECVEAARLANADDFITRLPDGYQTMLTANGSQLSQGQRQLISIARAAVADPPVMILDEATSSIDTRTEALVQKGMDNLMKGRTVFVIAHRLSTVRNSDAIMVLDHGRIIERGTHDDLLKQKGTYYQLYTGAFELE; encoded by the coding sequence ATGGAAAAGAAAAATGAAGCGGTCCGGCCGGAGGAGAAGGTCAGACCGGACGATGCGGAGAGCAGGCCGGGGCGGAAGAAAGGCCGCGAGGCGCTTCCGGTTAAAAAAGGAACCTTCGGCCGCCTGATGAAATATGTGTTCGCCCATTACCGGGCACGTCTGACCGTGGTCCTCGTCTGCATCGTGATCGCGGGCATCGCATCCACAGTGGCGGTATCCTTCCTGCAGCGGCTCATCGACGACTGCATCACGCCGGGCATCACGGAGGGGCTTGACACGGTCTGGCCGCAGCTCATTCGGATCGTGACCACGATGGCCTGCATCTACGCGGCCGGTGTCATGGCGTCACTGATCTACACCAGACTGATGGCGACGGTGACGCAGGGAACGCTGGACGATTTCCGGAGAGATATGTTCAACCGGATGCAGAGCCTTCCGATCCGTTATTTTGACACGCATGCTCACGGCGACATCATGAGCACGTATACCAACGACACCGACGCGATCCGGCAGATGATCGGCCAGTCGATCCCGATGGTGATCCAGTCGATGCTCGCGATCGCGGCGATCTTCATCATGATGCTTTATTACAGCGTCTGGCTTACGCTCGCCGTTCTTGTGGTTCTGTTCGTGATGTCGCGGATCTCGAAGAAATTCGCCGGCGATTCCGCCCGCTTCATGGTGAGACAGCAGGGGTCGCTCGCTAAGGAAGAGGGCTTCGTCGAGGAGATGATGGAAGGCACGAAGGTCATCAAGGTCTTCTGTCACGAGGAGGAATCCGAGAAGGATTTCATGAAGATCAACGAGCAGCTCTTTGAGGACAGCAACCGGGCGAACGCCGCCGGCAACGTGCTGATGCCGATTCTGATGAACGTCGGCAACCTGATGTACGTGCTGCTGGCGTTCACCGGCGCGACGATGGCTTACTTAGGTGCACGTAATGTCGGCCTCGGCGGTCTCGGTACGATGACGGCCGGCATCATCATCTCGTTTCTGAGCATGGCGCGCCAGCTGTCCCAGACCGTCGGTCAGGTGTCGATGCAGGTTCCGATGATCACGATGGGACTTGCGGGCGCGGGACGCGTCTTTGACCTCATCGATCAGCAGCCGGAGCAGGACGAGGGATATGTCACGCTGGTCAACGCGGAGAGAAATGCAGCCGGTGAGATCGTCGAGTCGGATCGGCCGACCGGGATGTGGGCGTGGAAGCATTTCCACAAAGCGGATCTGACGACCACCTACGTGGAGCTGCGCGGCGACGTGGTGCTTGAGCATGTGGATTTCGGATACACGCCGGAAAAACAGGTACTCCACGACATTTCGCTCTATGCGAAGCCGGGCCAGAAGATCGCCTTCGTCGGCGCCACCGGCGCGGGGAAGACGACGATCACCAATCTGATCAACCGTTTCTACGATATCCCGGACGGTAAGATCCGCTACGACGGCATCAACATCAACAAGATCCGCAAGCCGGATCTCCGCCGCTCTCTCGGCGTGGTGCTTCAGGACGTGAACCTCTTCACCGGTACCGTGATGGAAAACATCCGGTACGGCAGACTGGACGCCACGGACGAGGAGTGCGTCGAGGCGGCCCGACTCGCCAACGCCGATGACTTCATCACCCGGCTGCCCGACGGGTATCAGACGATGCTGACGGCGAACGGCTCGCAGCTTTCACAGGGCCAGCGGCAGCTGATCTCCATCGCCCGCGCGGCGGTGGCGGATCCGCCGGTGATGATCCTGGATGAGGCGACCTCTTCCATCGATACGCGGACCGAGGCGCTTGTGCAGAAGGGAATGGACAATCTGATGAAGGGCCGCACCGTGTTCGTCATCGCGCACAGGCTTTCGACGGTCCGGAACTCGGACGCGATCATGGTGCTGGATCACGGCCGGATCATCGAACGCGGCACGCACGACGATCTGCTGAAACAGAAGGGAACGTACTACCAGCTGTATACGGGTGCGTTCGAGCTCGAATAA
- a CDS encoding ABC transporter ATP-binding protein: MVRTLLKSLREYRKPSLLSPLFVSMEVILECIIPLAMASLIDHMNGSSMTPILTDGAVLVVMSMGSLFCGQMAARQAAKGSTGFAKNLRQDMFFQIQRFSFADVDRFSTSSLVTRMTTDVTNVQNAYQMIIRTAVRTPLMIVFSVIMAWHINSRMSLIFLVILPVTGVSLFGIAAGVHPIFVRIFKKYDAMNNSVQENVSGIRVVKSFVREDYEKEKFGRASEEVRRDFTRAEKILAFHSPIMMASIYMSMLLVSYFGARLIISTGATALTTGELSSLISYGVQILAAMMMLTMVFVMTIISQESAERITEVLSFRSTLTSPENGATEIPDGSISFRNVSFKYSKHGKKMALSDINLTIPSGSTVGIIGSTGSSKTTLVQLIPRFYDVTEGEVDVGGLDVRKYDLKSLRNAVAVVLQKNVLFSGTISENMRWGKKDATDEEILRACRLSQADEFVQQFPMKYDTYIEQGGSNVSGGQKQRLCIARALLKKPKILILDDSTSAVDTKTDALIRRAFREEIPETTKIIIAQRVSSVEDADQILVMDGGRIVEQGTHAELMAKNGIYRETYDSQMKGKEA, encoded by the coding sequence ATGGTTAGGACACTGCTGAAAAGCCTCAGAGAGTACAGAAAGCCGTCGCTTCTGTCGCCGCTTTTCGTATCCATGGAGGTCATTCTCGAGTGCATTATCCCGCTGGCCATGGCGTCTCTCATCGACCACATGAACGGGTCGTCCATGACGCCGATCCTGACGGACGGCGCGGTGCTGGTCGTGATGTCGATGGGATCGCTGTTCTGCGGGCAGATGGCGGCGCGTCAGGCGGCCAAAGGCTCGACGGGCTTTGCGAAGAACCTTCGCCAGGACATGTTTTTTCAGATTCAGCGATTTTCCTTCGCGGATGTGGACCGCTTCTCCACGTCCTCGCTGGTAACACGGATGACCACGGACGTTACGAACGTGCAGAACGCGTATCAGATGATCATCCGCACCGCGGTACGGACGCCGCTCATGATCGTCTTTTCGGTCATCATGGCGTGGCACATCAACAGCCGCATGTCGCTGATCTTTCTCGTGATTCTTCCGGTGACGGGAGTCTCGCTGTTCGGAATCGCGGCCGGGGTTCATCCGATTTTCGTGCGCATTTTCAAGAAATACGACGCCATGAACAATTCCGTTCAGGAGAATGTCAGCGGAATCCGGGTCGTCAAATCCTTCGTCCGCGAGGACTATGAGAAGGAAAAATTCGGCCGGGCCTCGGAGGAGGTACGGCGCGACTTCACTCGTGCGGAGAAAATCCTCGCGTTCCACAGTCCGATCATGATGGCCAGCATCTATATGTCGATGCTGCTGGTCAGCTACTTCGGGGCGCGCCTCATTATCAGCACGGGCGCCACGGCGCTCACGACCGGCGAGCTGTCCTCCCTGATCAGCTACGGCGTGCAGATCCTCGCCGCGATGATGATGCTGACGATGGTATTCGTCATGACGATCATCTCTCAGGAATCGGCGGAGCGAATCACGGAGGTTCTGAGCTTCCGGAGCACGCTGACTTCACCGGAGAACGGCGCCACCGAAATCCCCGACGGCAGCATTTCCTTCCGGAATGTCTCGTTCAAGTATTCGAAGCACGGAAAGAAGATGGCACTTTCGGACATTAATCTGACGATTCCGTCCGGTTCGACGGTAGGCATCATCGGATCGACCGGCTCCTCCAAGACGACGCTGGTTCAGCTGATCCCGCGGTTCTATGACGTCACGGAGGGCGAAGTGGACGTGGGCGGCCTCGACGTCCGGAAGTACGATCTCAAGTCGCTCCGGAACGCCGTGGCGGTCGTGCTTCAGAAGAATGTCCTGTTCTCGGGTACCATTTCCGAGAATATGAGGTGGGGAAAGAAGGACGCGACGGACGAGGAGATTCTCCGCGCCTGCCGTCTGAGCCAGGCGGACGAGTTCGTCCAGCAGTTCCCGATGAAGTATGACACCTACATCGAGCAGGGCGGATCGAATGTCTCCGGCGGACAGAAGCAGCGGCTCTGCATTGCCCGCGCTCTGCTGAAGAAGCCGAAGATTCTGATTCTGGACGATTCCACATCCGCGGTCGATACGAAGACCGACGCGCTGATCCGCCGTGCCTTCCGGGAGGAGATCCCGGAGACCACGAAGATCATCATCGCGCAGCGTGTTTCCTCGGTCGAGGACGCGGATCAGATTCTCGTGATGGACGGCGGACGGATCGTCGAGCAGGGGACGCACGCGGAGCTGATGGCGAAGAACGGCATTTATCGTGAAACCTACGATTCACAGATGAAGGGAAAGGAGGCGTGA
- a CDS encoding MarR family winged helix-turn-helix transcriptional regulator yields MDDSIPLLLKRISIRMHQRADAEMKKEGLTFEQVRVLGCLRANGGSTTQKTVEAHLDVAHPTVVGLVSRLQRNGFITVSVDPEDRRNRLLTLTARADEGAARAAKRRNRLNEELMRGFTDQERKTLQTLLTRVLNNLDPGCAVRTGAAAEAAEEGKE; encoded by the coding sequence TTGGACGATTCGATTCCGCTTCTGCTGAAGCGTATCAGTATCCGGATGCATCAGCGGGCTGACGCGGAGATGAAGAAGGAAGGACTGACCTTCGAGCAGGTCCGCGTGCTGGGGTGCCTCCGGGCGAACGGCGGATCCACGACGCAGAAGACGGTCGAGGCGCACCTTGATGTGGCGCATCCCACCGTTGTCGGGCTGGTTTCCCGTCTGCAGCGAAACGGCTTCATCACGGTTTCCGTCGATCCGGAGGACCGGCGGAACCGCCTTCTGACGCTCACTGCCCGCGCTGATGAGGGAGCTGCGCGAGCGGCCAAGCGGCGGAACCGTTTAAACGAGGAACTGATGAGGGGCTTCACGGATCAGGAAAGGAAAACACTGCAGACGCTGCTGACAAGGGTTCTGAATAATCTTGATCCCGGCTGCGCCGTGCGGACCGGGGCAGCCGCGGAGGCGGCGGAAGAAGGAAAGGAGTGA
- a CDS encoding RluA family pseudouridine synthase, protein MAEMKILYEDRSVLVVWKPAGMAVESANVTEADLVSRLRLRLREQGRSGDVFPVHRIDQPVEGIVLFAKNPKAAAALSEQQRAGRIVRRYRTLVGGTIPGEEGTLVDWLEKEPGTNRTRVVPEPKEKRTGRGAPKRSELSWRRVGDRTLEITLKTGRHHQIRAQLAHAGMPIAGDRKYGAAETAPPLPRGGIALCAAELTFFHPVTGKTMHQTVRPSWEKQEKE, encoded by the coding sequence ATGGCAGAGATGAAGATCTTGTATGAGGACCGTTCGGTCCTTGTCGTCTGGAAGCCGGCCGGGATGGCAGTGGAATCGGCCAATGTGACGGAGGCGGACCTTGTGAGCCGGTTGCGGCTGCGCTTAAGGGAGCAGGGACGGAGCGGCGATGTGTTTCCCGTTCACCGGATCGATCAGCCGGTGGAAGGCATCGTCCTGTTTGCAAAGAATCCGAAGGCGGCGGCCGCTCTTTCGGAACAGCAGCGGGCCGGCCGGATCGTAAGGCGCTACCGGACGCTGGTCGGGGGAACGATCCCGGGAGAGGAGGGAACGCTCGTCGACTGGCTTGAGAAGGAGCCGGGAACCAACCGGACCCGCGTCGTGCCGGAGCCGAAGGAGAAACGGACGGGCCGCGGCGCGCCGAAGCGGAGCGAGCTTTCCTGGAGGAGAGTCGGAGACCGGACGCTTGAGATCACGCTGAAGACGGGGCGGCATCATCAGATCCGGGCGCAGCTCGCGCACGCGGGGATGCCGATCGCGGGCGACCGGAAGTACGGCGCGGCGGAAACGGCGCCGCCGCTTCCGCGCGGGGGCATCGCACTCTGCGCCGCGGAGCTTACCTTTTTCCACCCGGTGACGGGAAAGACAATGCATCAGACGGTCCGGCCCTCCTGGGAAAAACAGGAAAAGGAATAA
- a CDS encoding MATE family efflux transporter yields the protein MKTGNELTQGKIYPALIRFAFPVLAALLLQSLYGAVDLLVVGRFSTSSDVSAVSNGAQIMATLTNVMAAFAMGTTVLLGQKTGQGDRKGAGETVGASIAFFTAAGLALSVILALSAPQTARIMRVPDEAFDAAVSYLRICGGGMLVITWYNLIGSVFRAIGDSRTPLIAVAIACAGNVTGDLLLVAVFHMGAAGAAAATVAAQALSVVLSLWMISRKQLPFAFDRQSVRWNHMLIGKVLGLGTPIAIQDFLVSISFLIILAIVNTLGVTASAGVGVAEKVCAFIMLVPSSFMQSMAAFVSQNYGAGRMDRARRGLRDAILTSLAIGALMSALSFFRGGVLSGIFSGDPKVIQASWDYLRAYSIDCLLTPVFFCFIGYYNGIGKTRFVMLQGVISAFCVRVPVSFLMSRQVPVSLFHIGLATPASSALQIVLCLLYYRRLKARTAGEKRS from the coding sequence ATGAAAACCGGAAATGAACTGACACAGGGAAAGATCTACCCGGCACTGATCCGGTTTGCCTTTCCCGTTCTGGCGGCGCTGCTCCTGCAGTCGCTGTACGGAGCGGTGGATCTGCTGGTCGTCGGACGCTTTTCGACGTCGTCGGATGTGTCGGCCGTATCAAACGGCGCGCAGATCATGGCGACGCTGACCAATGTGATGGCCGCGTTCGCGATGGGCACCACCGTGCTGCTCGGACAGAAGACCGGGCAGGGCGACCGGAAGGGAGCCGGCGAGACGGTCGGGGCTTCGATTGCATTCTTTACGGCGGCCGGACTTGCGCTGAGTGTCATCCTCGCGCTTTCTGCACCTCAGACAGCCCGGATCATGAGGGTTCCCGACGAGGCGTTTGATGCGGCGGTTTCCTATCTCCGCATCTGCGGGGGCGGCATGCTGGTCATCACATGGTACAACCTGATCGGAAGCGTGTTCCGCGCGATCGGCGATTCCCGAACGCCTCTGATCGCGGTGGCGATCGCCTGCGCCGGCAATGTGACCGGGGATCTTCTTCTGGTGGCTGTCTTTCATATGGGCGCCGCGGGAGCCGCTGCCGCGACGGTCGCGGCGCAGGCGCTCTCCGTCGTGCTGTCGCTCTGGATGATCTCAAGGAAGCAGCTGCCATTTGCTTTCGACAGACAGTCGGTGAGATGGAACCATATGCTGATCGGGAAGGTGCTCGGCCTGGGAACGCCGATTGCCATCCAGGATTTCCTTGTCAGCATTTCCTTCCTGATTATTCTGGCAATCGTCAATACACTCGGCGTGACCGCGTCCGCGGGGGTTGGCGTCGCGGAGAAGGTGTGCGCGTTCATCATGCTTGTGCCGAGCTCCTTCATGCAGTCCATGGCGGCCTTTGTGTCTCAGAATTACGGGGCCGGCCGGATGGACCGCGCCCGGCGGGGGCTGCGCGACGCCATCCTGACGTCTCTCGCCATCGGAGCGCTGATGAGCGCGCTGAGCTTTTTCCGAGGCGGCGTGCTGTCCGGAATCTTCAGCGGCGACCCGAAGGTGATTCAGGCGAGCTGGGATTATCTCCGCGCCTACTCGATCGACTGCCTGCTGACCCCGGTTTTCTTCTGTTTCATCGGCTACTATAATGGAATCGGAAAAACGCGCTTCGTCATGCTGCAGGGCGTCATCAGCGCGTTCTGCGTCCGGGTGCCCGTTTCCTTCCTGATGAGCCGGCAGGTGCCGGTCTCGCTGTTCCATATCGGACTCGCCACGCCGGCGTCTTCCGCGTTGCAGATCGTGCTTTGCCTTTTGTATTACAGGCGTCTGAAGGCGCGGACCGCGGGAGAGAAAAGATCATGA